In the Kribbella sp. NBC_00482 genome, one interval contains:
- a CDS encoding FAD-dependent monooxygenase, translated as MTRTSVLIVGGGLVGLSAALFLQYHGVDFVLVERRTGASVLPRSRGVHPRTVELYRQIGIEDRVQEAAATALKAGAFGGARHGRNLIESEGLDLSALHRNGIGGDPSPSTFCFCPQVLLEPVLADLARERGGDLRFGVELTAFNAGPDAVTDTVTATIGGEQIEADYLIAADGAGSPVRTELGIGGWTLPPTHRYLNVFVHADLTAVVEGRTFSQCDVANDVVRGIILAKNNTDEWSFHLEYDDTPPDNPLEQVHAAIGRDDIDVDVLASSTWDTRVHVADEYRRGRVFLAGDAAHQHAPWGGFGANTGIADVHNLAWKLAMVLNGRATPELLDTYEPERRPRAVLAAQQARLRTDFFARYGIETDTNAAEVAEQVDAGAVMTRYNYTGDGYVDVLSCQVGTRLPHVELSTGQSTLDLCGPGFVILAGSEAPDFGDTVPVHRVGKGTDLDGDWAECTGLSADGALLVRPDQHVAARTDNGLTPANLTTFLP; from the coding sequence ATGACCCGGACATCGGTGCTGATCGTGGGAGGCGGGCTCGTCGGCCTGTCGGCGGCGCTGTTTCTGCAGTACCACGGTGTGGACTTCGTGCTCGTGGAACGCCGTACCGGTGCGTCCGTGCTGCCACGGTCGCGTGGCGTGCACCCCCGGACCGTCGAGTTGTACCGGCAGATCGGCATCGAGGATCGCGTCCAGGAAGCCGCTGCCACTGCTCTGAAGGCCGGTGCGTTCGGCGGCGCTCGCCACGGCCGGAACCTGATCGAGTCCGAGGGCCTCGACCTGAGCGCCCTGCACCGGAACGGGATCGGCGGCGACCCGAGCCCGTCGACGTTCTGCTTCTGCCCACAGGTCCTGCTCGAGCCGGTGCTCGCCGATCTCGCCCGCGAACGCGGCGGCGACCTGCGCTTCGGCGTCGAACTGACGGCTTTCAACGCCGGCCCCGACGCTGTGACGGACACGGTGACCGCGACGATCGGCGGCGAGCAGATCGAGGCGGACTACCTGATCGCCGCCGACGGAGCGGGCAGCCCGGTGCGGACCGAACTCGGCATCGGCGGCTGGACGCTGCCGCCGACCCACCGGTACCTGAACGTCTTCGTGCACGCCGACCTGACCGCCGTCGTCGAGGGCCGCACCTTCAGCCAGTGCGACGTCGCCAACGACGTGGTCCGCGGGATCATCCTCGCGAAGAACAACACCGACGAGTGGTCCTTCCACCTCGAGTACGACGACACTCCCCCGGACAACCCGCTCGAGCAGGTCCACGCGGCGATCGGCCGCGACGACATCGACGTCGACGTACTGGCGTCGAGCACCTGGGACACTCGCGTCCACGTCGCCGACGAGTACCGCCGTGGCCGGGTCTTCCTCGCCGGCGACGCGGCGCACCAGCACGCGCCGTGGGGCGGGTTCGGCGCCAACACCGGCATCGCCGACGTACACAATCTGGCCTGGAAGCTCGCCATGGTGCTGAACGGGCGGGCGACGCCGGAGCTGCTGGATACCTACGAGCCGGAGCGGCGGCCGCGCGCAGTACTCGCCGCGCAGCAGGCACGGTTGCGCACCGACTTCTTCGCGCGCTACGGGATCGAGACCGATACCAACGCCGCCGAGGTGGCCGAGCAGGTCGACGCCGGCGCGGTCATGACGCGCTACAACTACACCGGCGACGGGTACGTCGACGTACTGAGCTGCCAGGTCGGCACGCGGCTGCCGCACGTGGAACTGTCCACCGGGCAGTCGACGCTCGACCTGTGCGGGCCCGGCTTCGTCATCCTGGCCGGCTCGGAGGCGCCGGACTTCGGCGACACGGTCCCGGTCCACCGGGTCGGCAAAGGCACCGATCTGGACGGCGACTGGGCCGAGTGCACCGGCCTGTCCGCGGACGGCGCACTATTGGTCAGGCCCGACCAGCACGTTGCCGCGCGCACGGACAACGGCCTCACGCCCGCGAACCTGACCACGTTCCTGCCCTGA
- a CDS encoding TetR family transcriptional regulator yields the protein MAEPGLRERKKRETRTRIADVALRLFADRGFDRTTVAEVAAAADVSVKTVFNYFPAKEDLFFDRSEEIEQSWLQAVADRQPGEGPLAGLRRRSLGRFEDHPSGPTAHFRRVLGGSALLQARGQQMWAVHEDAVAAALADEVGELTGQVLAHQVFSVHPLVLRKVEQWTQDGVADDEVRDRALALVNQAFDLMDRSISNLS from the coding sequence ATGGCCGAACCCGGCCTGCGGGAACGGAAGAAACGCGAGACCCGGACGCGGATCGCGGACGTGGCGCTGCGGTTGTTCGCCGACCGCGGCTTCGACCGGACGACGGTCGCCGAGGTCGCGGCTGCGGCGGACGTGTCGGTGAAGACCGTCTTCAACTACTTCCCGGCCAAGGAGGATCTGTTCTTCGACCGGTCGGAGGAGATCGAGCAGAGCTGGCTGCAGGCCGTGGCCGACCGGCAGCCGGGGGAGGGTCCGCTCGCCGGGCTGCGCCGGCGGTCGCTGGGCCGGTTCGAGGATCATCCGAGCGGCCCTACCGCGCACTTTCGTCGGGTGCTGGGCGGGAGCGCGTTGCTGCAGGCTCGCGGTCAGCAGATGTGGGCAGTGCATGAGGACGCCGTCGCTGCCGCTCTGGCGGACGAGGTGGGGGAGCTGACCGGTCAGGTGCTGGCGCATCAGGTGTTCAGTGTCCATCCGCTCGTGCTCCGGAAGGTCGAGCAGTGGACACAGGACGGTGTCGCGGACGACGAGGTGCGGGATCGCGCCCTGGCGCTGGTCAACCAGGCTTTCGATCTGATGGACCGCAGCATCTCTAATCTCTCCTGA
- a CDS encoding SAM-dependent methyltransferase, which produces MDWRAWHAKYEDPESALSRRLAAVQDQVRGALDRAPAGPVPVISLCAGQGRDVIDVLEDHPRRADVLARLVELDPELSAFARERASGLDQVEVITGDASLTDQYVGMAPAELVLLCGIFGNITPADIQRTIAASPQLCRTGATVVWTRHRGEPDLVPTICDWFEARGFEQVWVSDPEADFGVGAHRFTGVPEPLVTGQSLFGFVPGGA; this is translated from the coding sequence ATGGACTGGCGGGCGTGGCACGCGAAGTACGAAGATCCCGAATCCGCACTGTCGCGGCGGTTGGCGGCAGTGCAGGATCAGGTCCGTGGGGCGCTCGATCGGGCCCCGGCGGGTCCGGTGCCGGTGATCAGCCTCTGCGCGGGGCAGGGCCGGGACGTCATCGACGTACTGGAGGACCATCCGCGGCGTGCCGACGTACTTGCGCGGCTGGTCGAGCTCGACCCTGAGTTGTCGGCGTTCGCGCGGGAGCGGGCGAGCGGTCTCGATCAGGTCGAGGTGATCACGGGCGACGCGTCGCTGACCGATCAGTACGTCGGTATGGCGCCGGCCGAGCTGGTGCTGCTGTGCGGGATCTTCGGGAACATCACGCCCGCGGACATCCAGCGCACGATCGCGGCGAGCCCGCAGCTCTGCCGTACCGGCGCAACGGTCGTCTGGACCCGCCATCGCGGCGAGCCGGACCTGGTGCCGACGATCTGCGACTGGTTCGAGGCGCGCGGCTTCGAGCAGGTGTGGGTCTCCGATCCGGAGGCCGATTTCGGCGTCGGCGCGCACCGCTTCACCGGCGTACCGGAACCGCTCGTGACAGGCCAGAGCCTGTTCGGTTTCGTGCCGGGTGGGGCCTGA
- a CDS encoding AurF N-oxygenase family protein, producing MDETAERLLGSASRLSRDPETEIDWEAPIGDGYGMSPEWSTLYGTPYWDELTEAQQRELTRHESASVATTGIWFELILQQMILRDVYDKPPRSAEFQWALTEIADECRHSIMFARATERMVEPAYRPRLLARELGRMFKTVATGETAYAAILVAEEVLDVMQRDWMRDRRVEPLVRTVNHIHVVEESRHMVFAREETRERLAGAGRGRRWVSALVIAIAADMIVSSMVSRQVYANVGLDAERAVREARSNEHHRSLLRTSCANLMDFLGSVGLLTPAAARVYRRTGLL from the coding sequence ATGGACGAGACCGCTGAGCGGTTGCTGGGATCGGCGAGCCGGTTGTCCCGGGATCCGGAGACCGAGATCGACTGGGAAGCGCCGATCGGCGACGGGTACGGGATGTCGCCGGAGTGGAGCACGCTCTACGGGACGCCGTACTGGGACGAGCTGACCGAGGCGCAGCAGCGGGAGCTGACCCGGCACGAGTCCGCGTCGGTCGCGACGACCGGGATCTGGTTCGAGCTGATCCTGCAGCAGATGATCCTGCGCGACGTCTACGACAAGCCACCACGGAGCGCCGAGTTCCAGTGGGCGCTGACCGAGATCGCCGACGAGTGCCGGCACTCGATCATGTTCGCTCGTGCGACCGAGCGGATGGTCGAGCCGGCGTACCGCCCGCGGCTGCTCGCGCGCGAGCTCGGCCGGATGTTCAAGACGGTCGCGACCGGTGAGACGGCGTACGCCGCGATTCTGGTGGCCGAAGAGGTACTGGACGTCATGCAGCGCGACTGGATGCGGGACCGCCGGGTCGAGCCGCTGGTGCGGACCGTGAACCACATCCACGTGGTGGAGGAGTCGCGGCACATGGTGTTCGCGCGCGAGGAGACTCGCGAGCGGCTGGCCGGCGCGGGCCGCGGGCGCCGCTGGGTGAGCGCGCTGGTGATCGCGATCGCCGCCGACATGATCGTGTCGAGCATGGTGAGCCGTCAGGTCTACGCGAACGTCGGGCTGGACGCCGAGCGTGCCGTCCGCGAGGCGCGGAGCAACGAGCACCACCGGTCGTTGCTGCGGACGAGCTGCGCGAACCTGATGGACTTCCTCGGGTCGGTCGGGCTGCTGACGCCCGCCGCCGCCCGGGTGTATCGGCGGACCGGCCTGCTGTGA
- a CDS encoding FAD-dependent oxidoreductase gives MSYVISGECCSDASCVAVCPMNSIHPSPGEPGFGAGVSLFIDPRTCIDCGACADICPVDAAQPADQAAPEDVERNAAYFAEREPLEATDLDSWEPPAYQVWGDGPRRVLVVGAGPAGMYATRELLLRTTAEVTLVDRLDQVGGLVRFGVAPDHPRTKQIIDTFERIVGHSRVRWLPGTDSTSLTTGYDAVVHAVGARRSRRLGISGEDSACTAEDFVAWYNGRPGATLPVQLTGPRAVVVGNGNVALDVARLLLSDEDQLRQMDVSPDVRRVLAASGIKEVVLLGRRGPETAAYTETALQELLAAAGDRVELRFHARPTSWTSEGLTLESGDTIAAGNLFTAIGFEGQAVDGLPFDADRGIVPNVRGAVVGRPGHYVAGWIKRGARGGIGVNKACAQETVTTLVSSSRAAASPGS, from the coding sequence ATGAGTTACGTGATCTCGGGGGAGTGCTGCTCGGACGCGAGCTGCGTCGCGGTCTGCCCGATGAACAGCATCCACCCGTCGCCCGGCGAGCCCGGGTTCGGCGCCGGCGTGAGTCTGTTCATCGATCCACGGACCTGCATCGACTGCGGGGCGTGCGCCGACATCTGCCCGGTCGACGCGGCGCAACCGGCCGACCAGGCGGCGCCCGAGGACGTCGAGCGGAATGCGGCGTACTTCGCGGAGCGGGAGCCGCTCGAGGCCACGGACCTGGACAGCTGGGAGCCGCCGGCGTACCAGGTCTGGGGAGACGGCCCGCGCCGGGTGCTGGTCGTCGGCGCCGGGCCGGCCGGGATGTACGCGACGCGCGAGTTGTTGCTGCGGACAACGGCCGAGGTGACGCTGGTCGACCGGCTGGACCAGGTCGGTGGACTGGTGCGATTCGGTGTCGCGCCGGATCACCCGCGGACGAAGCAGATCATCGACACGTTCGAGCGGATCGTCGGTCACTCGCGGGTGCGCTGGCTGCCGGGCACTGACTCCACCTCGCTGACCACTGGGTACGACGCGGTGGTCCACGCCGTCGGTGCTCGCCGGAGTCGTCGTCTTGGCATCTCCGGCGAGGATTCGGCTTGCACTGCCGAGGATTTCGTTGCCTGGTACAACGGGCGGCCGGGCGCAACCCTACCGGTCCAGCTGACCGGACCGCGGGCGGTTGTCGTCGGCAACGGAAACGTCGCCCTCGACGTCGCGCGCCTGTTGCTGAGCGACGAGGACCAGCTTCGCCAGATGGACGTGTCGCCGGACGTCAGGCGGGTGCTTGCAGCGAGCGGTATCAAGGAGGTCGTGCTGCTTGGCCGGCGCGGACCCGAAACGGCGGCGTACACGGAAACGGCGTTGCAGGAGTTGCTCGCCGCGGCCGGCGATCGGGTCGAGCTGCGGTTCCACGCGCGTCCGACGAGTTGGACGTCCGAGGGGCTGACGCTCGAGTCCGGCGACACGATCGCGGCGGGCAACCTGTTCACGGCGATCGGGTTCGAGGGACAGGCGGTCGACGGGCTGCCGTTCGACGCGGACCGCGGCATCGTCCCGAACGTCCGCGGCGCCGTCGTCGGACGGCCCGGTCACTACGTGGCGGGCTGGATCAAACGCGGCGCGCGCGGCGGGATCGGCGTGAACAAGGCCTGCGCCCAGGAGACCGTGACGACGCTGGTCAGCTCTTCCAGGGCTGCAGCTTCTCCGGGTTCCTGA
- the sigJ gene encoding RNA polymerase sigma factor SigJ, translated as MSDPGLSAIMSERRQLINLAYRLLGSLADAEDVVQETYARWYAMTPDEQQAIDNPAAWLTKVASRICLDLLRSARARRERYVGEWIPEPLPETTEWHTGSTDPADPADRVTLDESVNMAFLVVLDAMTPAERVAFILHDVFRYPFPEVAEIVGRTPAACRQLASSARRRIRDAEHPAAPSARRAELVREFKAAWEATDIAALVNLLDPGVTAVADGGGIVRASLAPVHGGVDVAQYFADLPVFNLGRTLIERMVNGQPGLVIEFEGAVETVIAFDVDGDHITNIWAIRNPEKLQPWKS; from the coding sequence ATGAGCGACCCGGGCCTGAGCGCGATCATGAGCGAGCGGCGGCAGCTGATCAATCTCGCGTACCGGCTGCTGGGGTCGCTGGCCGACGCCGAGGACGTGGTCCAGGAGACGTACGCGCGCTGGTACGCGATGACACCGGACGAGCAGCAGGCGATCGACAACCCGGCGGCGTGGCTGACCAAAGTCGCGAGCCGGATCTGCCTCGACCTGCTGCGGTCCGCCCGCGCCCGGCGGGAGCGGTACGTCGGTGAATGGATCCCTGAGCCGTTGCCGGAAACCACCGAGTGGCACACCGGATCCACCGACCCGGCCGACCCTGCCGATCGAGTGACGCTCGACGAGTCGGTGAACATGGCGTTCCTTGTCGTACTGGACGCGATGACGCCTGCCGAGCGGGTGGCGTTCATCCTGCACGACGTGTTCCGGTACCCGTTCCCGGAGGTCGCGGAGATCGTCGGCCGGACGCCGGCGGCGTGCCGTCAGCTGGCCTCGTCGGCGCGGCGCCGGATCCGGGACGCCGAGCACCCGGCGGCGCCGTCAGCGCGGCGGGCGGAGCTGGTCCGCGAGTTCAAGGCGGCCTGGGAGGCGACCGACATCGCGGCGCTCGTCAACCTGCTCGATCCCGGGGTCACCGCGGTCGCCGACGGCGGCGGCATCGTGCGAGCCTCGCTCGCGCCGGTACACGGCGGAGTCGACGTCGCGCAGTACTTCGCCGATCTCCCGGTCTTCAACCTCGGCCGCACTCTCATCGAGCGCATGGTCAACGGTCAGCCCGGGCTGGTGATCGAGTTCGAAGGCGCCGTCGAGACCGTGATCGCGTTCGATGTGGACGGCGATCACATCACGAACATCTGGGCGATCAGGAACCCGGAGAAGCTGCAGCCCTGGAAGAGCTGA
- a CDS encoding YybH family protein: MTTQNAVSEVDIRERIDILLDAIRTGDRAAVRTIFAPNIVSFDIQPPLRHLGAETKWENWEFVFEAFELPLEYEVRDLTVLVDGELAVVYSLNHMNAVMKTGGKIDYWLRWTAAWQKIDGQWLIVHDQVSVPTNFQDGTAAMDLLA, encoded by the coding sequence ATGACCACACAGAACGCTGTATCCGAAGTCGACATCCGGGAACGCATCGACATCCTGCTCGACGCGATCCGCACCGGCGACCGGGCCGCCGTCCGCACGATCTTCGCCCCGAACATCGTCTCCTTCGACATCCAGCCGCCGCTACGGCATCTCGGCGCCGAGACGAAGTGGGAGAACTGGGAGTTCGTTTTCGAGGCGTTCGAGCTGCCGCTCGAGTACGAGGTCCGCGACCTGACCGTCCTCGTCGACGGCGAGCTCGCGGTCGTGTACTCGCTGAACCACATGAACGCCGTGATGAAGACGGGCGGCAAGATCGACTACTGGCTGCGCTGGACCGCGGCCTGGCAGAAGATCGACGGGCAGTGGCTGATCGTGCACGACCAGGTCTCGGTGCCGACGAACTTCCAGGACGGGACTGCGGCGATGGACCTCCTGGCCTGA
- a CDS encoding class I SAM-dependent methyltransferase has protein sequence MRRPLFARMYTRVRPAMDEQGAADHRRRLLTGVQGRVVEIGAGDGGNFAHYPTDVTSVLAVEPEPYLRAQAQRQAASAPVPVEVVEGTADHLPAPDASADAVVVSLVLCSVPDQAKALAEVRRVLRPGGELRFYEHVAAAPDRTLATVQRISDATLWPLFAGGCHTHRDTAAAITAAGFEIEELDQFEFPPDHKSPASPHILGRARVKS, from the coding sequence ATGAGACGTCCGTTGTTCGCCCGGATGTACACGCGGGTGCGGCCCGCCATGGACGAGCAGGGAGCGGCCGATCATCGGCGTCGGCTGCTCACCGGTGTACAGGGCCGGGTGGTCGAGATCGGAGCGGGCGACGGCGGCAACTTCGCCCACTACCCCACCGACGTGACAAGCGTCCTCGCCGTCGAACCCGAGCCCTATCTCCGCGCCCAGGCCCAGCGCCAAGCCGCCTCTGCCCCGGTCCCGGTCGAGGTCGTCGAAGGTACGGCGGACCACCTGCCGGCACCTGACGCGTCAGCCGACGCCGTAGTGGTCTCGCTCGTGCTCTGCTCGGTCCCCGACCAGGCCAAAGCCCTGGCCGAGGTGCGGCGGGTACTGCGACCCGGCGGCGAGCTCAGGTTCTACGAGCACGTCGCGGCCGCCCCCGACCGCACCCTCGCAACGGTCCAGCGCATCTCCGACGCAACCCTGTGGCCGCTGTTCGCCGGCGGCTGCCACACCCACCGCGACACCGCCGCCGCGATCACCGCCGCCGGTTTCGAGATCGAGGAACTCGACCAGTTCGAGTTCCCACCCGATCACAAGTCCCCAGCCAGCCCGCACATCCTCGGCCGCGCGCGAGTCAAATCATGA
- a CDS encoding YciI family protein → MKYVLMFIETEEFATEFAAMGPAEKEEAYRRVYQWFDDHADKITNRGSKLQGRETATTVRLDSGQLTTDGPFIEGKEVVSGFTEIEVEDLDEALRMVKTWPACPVIEIRPVAQM, encoded by the coding sequence GTGAAGTACGTGCTGATGTTCATCGAGACCGAGGAGTTCGCGACGGAGTTCGCGGCGATGGGTCCGGCCGAGAAGGAGGAGGCGTACCGGCGGGTGTACCAGTGGTTCGACGACCACGCGGACAAGATCACCAACCGGGGGAGCAAGCTGCAGGGCCGCGAGACCGCGACGACGGTCCGGCTGGACAGCGGGCAGCTGACGACCGACGGGCCGTTCATCGAGGGCAAGGAGGTCGTGTCCGGGTTTACCGAGATCGAGGTCGAGGATCTCGACGAGGCACTGCGGATGGTGAAGACGTGGCCGGCCTGCCCGGTGATCGAGATCCGCCCGGTCGCACAGATGTGA
- a CDS encoding RNA polymerase sigma factor: MSTDGELARVVRDHAGRLAGALVSLLGDFSAAEDLVQDAVEIALKRWPVEGIPERPDAWLFTVAKHRGLDVLRRQQNYRAKLALLQPLEQQPASDDRLRLIFTCCHPALAREAQVALTLRVVCGLTTAQIAAAFLASESAVAQRITRAKRKITDAGIPYRIPRDDELPDRLNEVLTVIYLLFNEGYLSSTAECAHSCDLVDDAEWLTALLHGLLPNEPEVAGLLALIRLHRARTAARFTPAGDLILLEDQDRTSWDHAAIADATALLTRTARRHHAPGPYQLQAAIAACHSEASTWPETDWPQILVLYDMLLTLQPTPVAGLHRSIALSYVRGPAAALAELDGMATGLEQYSLFHATRAQLLRDLGRAAEAHDADERAAELTANPAQLGLLNERLAR; this comes from the coding sequence GTGAGCACCGACGGAGAGTTGGCCCGCGTGGTGCGTGATCACGCGGGGCGGTTGGCCGGTGCATTGGTGTCGCTGCTGGGTGACTTCTCGGCGGCCGAGGATCTGGTGCAGGACGCGGTCGAGATCGCGCTGAAGCGCTGGCCGGTCGAAGGGATTCCCGAGCGGCCGGACGCGTGGCTGTTCACGGTCGCTAAGCACCGCGGTCTCGACGTACTGCGTCGGCAGCAGAACTATCGCGCCAAGCTCGCTCTCCTCCAGCCGCTCGAGCAGCAGCCGGCCTCGGATGACCGGCTGCGCTTGATCTTCACCTGCTGCCACCCGGCGTTGGCGCGGGAGGCTCAGGTCGCGCTGACGCTTCGGGTGGTGTGCGGTCTGACGACTGCGCAGATCGCGGCCGCGTTCCTCGCATCGGAGTCCGCGGTCGCCCAGCGGATCACGCGGGCGAAGCGCAAGATCACCGACGCCGGCATCCCGTACCGGATCCCGCGCGACGACGAGCTCCCCGACCGACTGAACGAAGTACTGACAGTCATCTACCTGCTCTTCAACGAGGGCTACCTGTCGAGTACGGCGGAATGCGCTCACTCGTGCGATCTCGTCGACGACGCCGAATGGCTGACCGCGCTGCTCCACGGCCTCCTGCCCAACGAGCCCGAGGTAGCCGGCCTGCTCGCGCTGATCAGACTGCATCGCGCCCGTACGGCGGCCCGCTTCACGCCGGCCGGCGACCTCATCCTCCTCGAGGACCAGGACCGTACGTCGTGGGACCACGCAGCGATCGCCGACGCAACCGCTCTCCTCACGCGCACCGCCCGCCGGCACCACGCACCCGGCCCGTACCAACTTCAGGCCGCCATCGCCGCCTGCCACAGCGAGGCATCGACCTGGCCCGAGACGGACTGGCCGCAGATCCTCGTCCTGTACGACATGCTCCTCACCCTGCAGCCGACACCGGTCGCCGGCCTGCACCGATCCATCGCACTGTCCTACGTACGCGGACCCGCAGCCGCCCTCGCAGAGCTCGACGGAATGGCCACCGGGCTTGAGCAGTACTCGTTGTTCCACGCGACCCGCGCGCAGCTCCTTCGCGACCTCGGCCGTGCTGCCGAGGCCCACGACGCCGACGAGCGGGCCGCCGAGTTGACTGCCAATCCGGCACAGCTCGGTCTGCTCAACGAGCGCCTGGCCCGCTGA
- a CDS encoding acyltransferase family protein — protein sequence MGVEGRGERLWFLDWLRVIAVFGVFVFHTLRPFDDGDWHVKNAQTSEGISIGIAFLGLWGLAFFFMISGSAAWLALRWRSALEFLRERSLRLLVPFFVAYVLLSPLQYFIEEHHKGRSTDSFFGDVRTFFSDLAGDAPLWMRDTYHLWFLVYLIQFAVLGLPVFLLLRGRPGWTAWIARRCQRRGSILLLAVPLVPIHLLLLAAPGPEHGWGEFVFFFDFFVVGYLVMSDDRLLAAVRRDAVPGLLLGAGAFVLGVVTGIIDFLDGWWPNPGYSWQYVWYSSLITLAVWGWLVAVLGLGLRAPALQRPVPPRLARAAMPYFIIHQPVILALAYFIVTWHTNLWLKYAVLLPTAFAASALLAWALSSTPVLNQLFGVKRTAEVPKNAVG from the coding sequence ATGGGTGTGGAGGGGCGGGGCGAACGGCTGTGGTTTCTGGACTGGTTGCGGGTGATCGCGGTGTTCGGGGTGTTCGTGTTCCACACCCTGCGGCCGTTCGACGACGGCGACTGGCATGTGAAGAACGCGCAGACGAGTGAGGGGATCTCGATCGGGATCGCGTTCCTGGGGTTGTGGGGGCTGGCGTTCTTCTTCATGATCTCCGGCTCCGCCGCGTGGCTGGCGCTGCGGTGGCGGAGCGCGCTCGAGTTCCTCAGGGAGCGCTCTCTGAGGTTGCTCGTTCCGTTCTTCGTCGCCTACGTGCTGCTCTCACCGCTGCAGTACTTCATCGAGGAGCATCACAAGGGTCGGTCGACGGACTCGTTCTTCGGTGATGTGCGGACGTTCTTCAGCGATCTCGCCGGCGATGCGCCGCTGTGGATGCGCGACACGTACCACCTGTGGTTCCTCGTGTATCTGATCCAGTTCGCCGTACTCGGTCTGCCGGTGTTTCTGTTGCTGCGCGGTAGACCTGGTTGGACGGCCTGGATCGCGCGGCGGTGTCAGCGGCGCGGGTCGATCCTGCTGCTCGCCGTACCTCTCGTGCCGATTCACCTGCTGCTGCTCGCCGCGCCCGGTCCGGAGCACGGGTGGGGCGAGTTCGTGTTCTTCTTCGACTTCTTCGTCGTCGGGTATCTGGTGATGTCGGACGACCGGCTCCTGGCCGCGGTACGCCGGGACGCCGTACCTGGACTGCTGCTCGGGGCCGGCGCGTTCGTGCTCGGTGTCGTCACGGGCATCATCGACTTCCTCGACGGCTGGTGGCCGAACCCGGGCTACTCCTGGCAGTACGTCTGGTACTCGTCGCTCATCACCCTCGCCGTCTGGGGCTGGCTGGTCGCCGTCCTAGGCCTCGGCCTCCGCGCCCCCGCCCTCCAACGCCCCGTACCGCCCCGCCTGGCCCGAGCCGCAATGCCGTACTTCATCATCCACCAGCCGGTAATCCTCGCGCTCGCCTACTTCATCGTCACCTGGCACACCAACCTCTGGCTCAAGTACGCCGTACTCCTACCCACAGCCTTCGCCGCCTCCGCACTCCTGGCCTGGGCCCTGTCATCCACCCCGGTGCTCAACCAGCTGTTCGGTGTCAAACGCACCGCCGAAGTACCTAAGAACGCGGTGGGTTAG
- the lexA gene encoding transcriptional repressor LexA — protein MTDLDLFGDLDTGALPERQQRILVVIRDWVTRYGYPPSSRQIGDAVGLRSSSSVSKHLASLEEKGFLRRSPSVSRPIDVRMFLQEPGAGSTSDDNVPVPVVGDIAAGTPISAIEHVDDVLQLPRGLTGRGTVFGLRVRGESMIDAAICDGDIVVVRQQSEAHSGQIVAAMLDDEATVKVFRRRNNHVYLEPRNPAYEVIDGDNATILGVVVSVLRSV, from the coding sequence GTGACTGATCTCGACCTGTTCGGCGACCTCGACACCGGGGCGCTTCCGGAACGGCAGCAACGCATTCTGGTGGTGATCCGGGACTGGGTGACGCGGTACGGGTACCCGCCGAGCAGCCGGCAGATCGGCGACGCGGTCGGGCTGCGCTCCTCGTCGTCGGTGTCCAAGCACCTCGCCAGTCTCGAGGAGAAGGGGTTCCTCCGCCGGAGCCCGTCGGTCTCGCGGCCGATCGACGTCCGGATGTTCCTCCAGGAGCCGGGCGCCGGGTCGACGAGTGACGACAACGTGCCGGTGCCGGTGGTCGGCGACATCGCGGCCGGTACGCCGATCTCCGCGATCGAGCACGTCGACGACGTACTCCAACTCCCCCGCGGGCTGACCGGCCGCGGCACCGTGTTCGGCCTGCGTGTCCGCGGCGAGTCGATGATCGACGCCGCGATCTGCGACGGCGACATCGTCGTGGTCCGCCAGCAGTCCGAGGCCCACTCCGGCCAGATCGTCGCCGCCATGCTCGACGACGAGGCAACCGTCAAGGTCTTCCGCCGCCGCAACAACCACGTCTACCTGGAACCCCGCAACCCCGCCTACGAAGTCATCGACGGCGACAACGCAACAATCCTCGGCGTAGTCGTCTCAGTCCTCCGCAGCGTCTAA